From the genome of Planktothrix tepida PCC 9214:
CATGGGAATTAAATTCCCGCAGTTGAATATACCCAATTTTGCGATCGCCTTCGGTATTGAGACGATAGGTAACCGTTTCCAGTTCAATTCGGGCGCGGGTCAGCTTTAAATCAAATTCTTTTCCGCCTTCGCGTCCAATGCGTAAACTCACATCGGTACCAATGGCTCCCCGAATTTTATTAGCCGCCTGTTCAACGGTCATTCCTGTGGTGGAGACTCCATCAATGGACAGTACCCGATCCCCTGGCAAAATTCCTGCTTTCATGGCGGGAGAATTTTTAATCGGTTCAATAACCGTAACCATGCGGGTTTTTTCATCCACCGTCAGTTGCATTCCCACCCCCGTCAATTCCCCGGCGGTTTGATTGGTTAATGCTTCGTACTGCTTAGGATCCATGAAGCGAGTGTAAGGATCTTTGAGCTTTTCCAAGGCTTTTCGGAGTTCCGCATAAGCAGCTTCACGCGAAGTATAGTTCTTACTGAGAAGTTCTTCCCGTTGGGCTTGCCAATCGACTTTGTTAAAGTTGCCATCGACAAACTCTCGATTCACAATCTGCCAAGCTTCGTCCAATACTGCTTTCGGGCTATCTTTGAGGGTGGCGTTGACGCTGCTACTCCAAGCGGGCATCATGAAAGCGGTAACGGTGGCGAGTGCGCCTGTAAACAGGGCTTGACGGAACGGAGAAAAGCGTTTCACGTTCTGGTTCATTGAGTCTCCCTATATCGCTTGAGATCCTTGACTTCCAGTTTAAGCCAGGGATAAAAGCCTTGATTAGATTTTAAACTGATCTGCCGATCAATGACTCAGGTAAAAGGAAAAAACGGTTAAAATTAATGGCTTCTACCGTCTACCTGGGGAAATTTTCTTAATTTGAGGGGGGATTGAGACAGACAAATCGGGTCTAACTCGAATCCTCTGGGTTCCTAAAATTCAGCTTTTTCAGAACTGTTGTAGCCCAAAAACCTCTAACTGCTCCTTCATTTCAGTATGGGGATTTTCCTGACTGAATTGTTTCGGTTCTAATTATAGCTTGACTGACAATTGAACGGGTAGGGTTGTCGTTACTGATGATCATAAAAATTCAGTCGCCCTGACCGATACCCTGATTCAGTGTTAAACGAGAGTTTATCAAACTCTTGTCAATTATTTATGATATGCTTTTAAATAAAAGCGCGATCAATTCTGAAAAATATTGTGGTTCATCTTCCAGCTAAATTGGCTTTCTCAAAGGACTTATCCATCTTTGTCCCGATTGCGGTTGCCGGAATCGCGTTAGCTAGTATTGTAGGACTACAACTTTATGCTCCCGATGGTTTAAACATTTCTGGTACTCAATCAACACAATCCGATCAGATTTCGACTTCCGCAGCCCAGCAAGCCCAAAAACAGGAATTAGCCCGGTTAAAATTGCTGAAAACCTTACCCGCCCTAGGCTATAATAACTTACTGGCTGATTGGGGTTTTTTAGGCTTTCTGCAATATTTTGGGGATGATCCCGCTCGTCAAAAAACAGATTATGAATTGTTAAATCATTATTTTGATGTGATGGTTACCCATGATCCCCTGTGGGTAGAAATGTATAACTTCCTATCTACATCAGTTTCTTTTTACCAAGCCCGACCTGATTTAACGGTTAAGTTGATAGAGCGTGGCTTGAAATCTCTTTCCCCGGAAAAAAATATCAGATCTTGGTTAGTTTGGCGAATAAAAGGCGTTGATGAATTATTATTATTAGGAGATACTCAAGCTTCGGTGAACTCTCATCAAATGGCAGCAAAATGGGCTGAGAATACACCAGATCACGCTTTTGCGCCTCGTCTACGAGAATTTGCAGAACAATTAAGTCAAGATCCTGATAATAAATTCATCCGAATTCAAAGTTGGTTGATGGTTTATTGGGCGACAGAAGATAA
Proteins encoded in this window:
- the ctpB gene encoding carboxyl-terminal processing protease CtpB; translation: MNQNVKRFSPFRQALFTGALATVTAFMMPAWSSSVNATLKDSPKAVLDEAWQIVNREFVDGNFNKVDWQAQREELLSKNYTSREAAYAELRKALEKLKDPYTRFMDPKQYEALTNQTAGELTGVGMQLTVDEKTRMVTVIEPIKNSPAMKAGILPGDRVLSIDGVSTTGMTVEQAANKIRGAIGTDVSLRIGREGGKEFDLKLTRARIELETVTYRLNTEGDRKIGYIQLREFNSHAAEQMQAAIEALNQQKVQGFVLDLRGNPGGLLRTSIEIARMWMDTGAIVSTVDRNGKSQEIRNNRTAITNLPVVVLVDGNSASASEILAGALKDNQRGVVMGTQTFGKALVQSVFSLSDGSGLAVTIAHYYTPNGTDISHKGVTPDIKVDISDDQKKQLVTDPKLVGTPQDPFYARAISILVAGSGNRPLAINESK